A DNA window from Vigna angularis cultivar LongXiaoDou No.4 chromosome 1, ASM1680809v1, whole genome shotgun sequence contains the following coding sequences:
- the LOC108347024 gene encoding protein DETOXIFICATION 55, with amino-acid sequence MHAQHKSPKTYPTLAQVLEEVKRMTDIGFPISAMSLVGYLKNLTLVVCMGRLGSLELAGGSLAIGFTNITGYSVLSGLAIGMEPLCTQAFGSRNFSLLSLTLHRTILMLLLFSLPISLLWLNLQPLMLFLRQNPDITRVATLYCRFAIPDLIANSFLHPLRIYLRSKGTTWPLLWCTLLSILLHLPTITFLTFKLHLGVPGIAVSSFVANFNNLFFLLLYMFYTRVPEESLHVPLLLSRTMSHNNVITCGSSGSTLAMEWGVLMKFSIQSCLAVCLEWWWYELMTISAGYLNNPRVALATAGIVIQTTSLLYTLPTALSASVSTRVGNELGAGQAERASLATVVAIGLALASSIFGLLWTTMGREKWGRMFTSDGEVLQLSMAVLPIIGVCELANCPQTTSCGILRGSARPGVGAVINFCSFYLVGAPVAIVLAFVWKLGMVGLCYGLLAAQIACVVSIFVVVYKTDWEMESLKARSLVGKGVCGTFAFHQDQITVKCEEPVVFLKDNNSEK; translated from the exons ATGCATGCACAACACAAATCCCCAAAGACATACCCGACACTTGCCCAG GTATTAGAAGAAGTAAAGAGAATGACAGACATAGGGTTCCCAATATCAGCCATGAGCCTTGTGGGGTACCTTAAAAACTTGACCTTAGTTGTGTGCATGGGAAGGTTGGGAAGTCTGGAGTTAGCTGGAGGCTCTTTGGCCATAGGTTTCACCAACATAACTGGTTACTCTGTCCTCTCAGGTCTAGCCATTGGCATGGAACCCCTCTGCACCCAAGCCTTCGGTTCTAGAAACTTCTCCTTACTCTCTTTAACTCTGCACAGAACAATTCTCATGTTACTTCTATTTTCCCTTCCCATTTCTCTTCTGTGGCTCAACCTCCAACCTCTCATGCTTTTCCTTCGTCAGAATCCAGACATAACCCGTGTAGCAACCCTCTATTGCCGCTTCGCTATCCCAGACCTCATAGCCAATAGTTTCCTCCACCCTCTTCGCATCTATCTACGCAGCAAAGGAACAACTTGGCCACTGCTGTGGTGCACTTTACTTTCCATTCTTCTACACCTTCCCACCATCACCTTTCTAACCTTCAAACTCCACCTTGGCGTGCCGGGAATCGCTGTTTCATCCTTCGTTGCCAATTTCAACaaccttttcttccttcttctgtACATGTTCTATACACGCGTTCCCGAGGAGTCCTTACACGTGCCGTTACTACTGTCTCGTACCATGTCACATAATAATGTGATAACATGTGGTAGCAGTGGTAGTACTCTTGCCATGGAATGGGGTGTGCTAATGAAATTTTCAATACAAAGTTGTCTGGCTGTTTGCTTGGAATGGTGGTGGTACGAATTGATGACAATTTCCGCAGGCTACCTCAACAACCCTCGCGTTGCTCTAGCCACGGCTGGCATAGTGATACAAACCACATCTCTTTTGTACACTTTGCCAACAGCACTGAGTGCATCGGTGTCAACGAGAGTAGGGAATGAGCTTGGGGCGGGGCAAGCTGAAAGAGCGAGTTTAGCAACGGTGGTAGCGATTGGATTAGCACTAGCAAGCTCAATTTTTGGTTTATTGTGGACCACTATGGGAAGAGAAAAGTGGGGGAGAATGTTCACCAGTGATGGTGAGGTGCTGCAACTGAGTATGGCAGTGTTACCTATAATTGGAGTTTGTGAGTTAGCGAATTGTCCACAAACCACAAGCTGTGGAATCCTGAGAGGAAGTGCTAGGCCTGGTGTTGGGGCAGTGATAAACTTTTGCTCCTTTTATTTGGTGGGAGCACCGGTAGCCATTGTTTTGGCCTTCGTTTGGAAACTTGGGATGGTGGGGCTGTGTTATGGGTTGCTGGCAGCACAGATCGCATGTGTGGTGTCAATTTTCGTTGTGGTGTACAAAACTGACTGGGAAATGGAGTCATTGAAAGCCAGAAGCTTGGTGGGAAAGGGTGTGTGTGGAACTTTCGCATTTCATCAGGACCAGATTACGGTCAAATGTGAGGAACCTGTTGTCTTTCTCAAAGACAACAACTCAGAAAAGTGA